One window from the genome of Spirosoma rhododendri encodes:
- a CDS encoding APC family permease, producing METRLKPVNTSVMRKKPLSAYAADMQKSELKRVLTRWGLTSLGIGAVIGGGIFVLTGIAANEWAGPALALAFVIAGIACTFAALCYAEFASILPVEGSAYAYSYGTVGELFAWLIGWNLILEYMMGATTVAVSWSGYFEKFLHLFHVDPPVWLMNDPVTAQEKAEALRAAGQSIPDFTFAINLPAFLIVWVVTYILVKGIKEAASTNNLIVIVKVVTVIFVIVAGSFYIDTANWTPFLPEPKVDASGQTHFGFEGVVTAAGIVFFAYIGFDAVSTQAGEAINPKKDVPFAIIASLIICTVLYILVSLVLTGMVHYDKLDLKAPVAQAFSDVGMTWAVYLITIAAIAGLTSVMLVMMLGQTRIFLGMAKDGLLPRGLFAAIHPKFKTPWKSTIFVGAIVSIVAAVTPIDKVSQLTSSGTLFAFAMICGAVWLLRVREPNLERPYRTPALPIIATLGILANLYLMWNLRLDTKLTFVVWGILGLIVYFAYSRKHSNLNNPQE from the coding sequence ATGGAAACAAGATTGAAACCGGTTAATACCAGCGTGATGCGGAAAAAGCCTTTATCGGCTTATGCTGCGGACATGCAGAAGAGTGAACTCAAACGGGTACTGACCCGCTGGGGACTTACCTCGCTGGGTATTGGTGCCGTTATCGGCGGGGGTATTTTTGTACTAACGGGGATTGCGGCCAACGAATGGGCGGGTCCGGCACTGGCGCTGGCGTTCGTCATCGCCGGTATCGCCTGTACATTTGCGGCTTTGTGCTACGCCGAATTTGCGTCGATTCTGCCGGTTGAAGGATCAGCTTACGCCTATTCGTATGGAACCGTAGGCGAACTGTTCGCCTGGCTCATCGGCTGGAACCTGATTCTGGAATATATGATGGGCGCTACAACGGTAGCGGTAAGCTGGTCAGGCTATTTCGAGAAATTCCTGCATCTTTTCCATGTCGACCCGCCCGTCTGGCTGATGAATGATCCCGTTACTGCGCAGGAGAAAGCCGAAGCATTGCGAGCAGCCGGGCAGAGCATCCCTGATTTCACGTTCGCTATCAACCTACCCGCATTCCTAATCGTGTGGGTCGTTACTTACATTCTAGTAAAAGGCATCAAAGAAGCCGCGAGTACTAACAACCTGATCGTGATCGTGAAGGTCGTCACGGTAATCTTCGTTATCGTTGCAGGTTCGTTCTATATCGATACCGCCAACTGGACTCCGTTTCTGCCCGAACCGAAAGTCGATGCCAGCGGGCAGACGCACTTCGGCTTTGAAGGTGTCGTGACGGCAGCCGGTATCGTGTTTTTTGCGTACATCGGCTTCGATGCCGTGTCGACCCAGGCCGGTGAAGCGATCAATCCCAAGAAAGACGTTCCGTTCGCCATTATTGCCTCGCTGATTATCTGTACAGTGCTTTACATTCTGGTATCGCTGGTACTGACGGGCATGGTACACTACGACAAGCTTGACCTGAAAGCACCGGTAGCGCAGGCGTTCTCCGACGTGGGCATGACCTGGGCCGTTTACCTCATCACGATTGCAGCCATCGCCGGTTTAACCTCCGTAATGCTGGTGATGATGCTGGGACAGACCCGTATTTTCCTCGGCATGGCCAAAGATGGCCTGCTGCCAAGGGGACTCTTCGCGGCTATTCACCCCAAGTTTAAAACGCCCTGGAAAAGCACGATTTTCGTGGGCGCTATCGTTTCGATCGTAGCAGCCGTGACACCAATCGACAAGGTATCGCAGCTCACTAGTTCGGGTACACTGTTCGCTTTCGCCATGATCTGCGGAGCTGTATGGCTATTGCGCGTACGGGAGCCCAATCTGGAGCGCCCCTACCGGACCCCGGCCCTGCCCATCATTGCCACGCTAGGTATCTTGGCTAACCTGTACCTAATGTGGAACCTGCGACTGGATACGAAACTCACCTTCGTTGTCTGGGGTATTCTGGGCCTGATTGTGTACTTCGCCTATAGCCGTAAACACAGTAATCTCAACAATCCACAGGAGTAG
- a CDS encoding T9SS type A sorting domain-containing protein, with amino-acid sequence MFDNLSDPFTGAINAQAPFINRRRLLLNELVTAIAVDGGNRKWLSTRTGLYRVSPDGSQLLETFTDDTTPLPLRSISTLAIDPLSGRLFVQTANGIISYQTTATDPADALSSPTIFPNPVRPDFTGSVGITGLTDNATVKIMDAGGQLVYETRSQGGTAAWNLLDYRGRSVQTGVYLVVVVTAAGTEGVAGKLAVVR; translated from the coding sequence GTGTTCGATAACCTGAGCGACCCGTTTACGGGGGCCATAAACGCCCAGGCGCCGTTTATCAACCGACGTCGGTTGCTGCTCAATGAACTGGTAACGGCTATCGCTGTCGACGGGGGAAACCGGAAATGGCTGTCGACCCGAACGGGGCTGTACCGGGTGTCGCCGGATGGGTCGCAGTTGCTGGAGACATTCACCGATGATACAACACCACTGCCGCTCCGGTCTATCTCTACGCTGGCGATCGACCCGCTGTCGGGCCGGTTGTTTGTGCAGACGGCCAACGGAATCATCTCGTACCAGACGACCGCTACCGACCCGGCGGATGCCCTGAGCAGCCCGACGATCTTTCCCAATCCCGTCCGGCCCGACTTCACCGGCTCAGTTGGTATCACCGGCCTGACCGACAACGCGACCGTAAAGATCATGGATGCGGGCGGACAGCTCGTCTACGAAACCCGGTCGCAGGGCGGTACGGCAGCCTGGAACCTGCTCGACTACCGGGGCCGGTCAGTGCAAACGGGCGTCTACCTGGTTGTCGTCGTTACGGCGGCTGGCACCGAAGGCGTAGCGGGCAAATTAGCCGTCGTACGATAG
- the nadC gene encoding carboxylating nicotinate-nucleotide diphosphorylase gives MDLHEFIRLALAEDIGDGDHTSLSTIPADATKRARLLVKEAGILAGVDVALAVFAQVDPALQVDVLMQDGATIKPGDIVLTVSGNARNILTAERLVLNCMQRMSGIATHTRQLVDLLEGTRAQLLDTRKTTPNFRICEKMATKIGGAVNHRFGLYDMILIKDNHVDFAGGIEAAINKSVAYLAETGRKLRIEIETRNRAEVEEVLRVGQSDATRVDIVLLDNFAPDGIRDMVRLINGRFITEASGGIDETNLRAYAETGVDFISSGALTHHVKSLDLSLKAY, from the coding sequence ATGGACTTACACGAATTTATCAGACTTGCGCTGGCCGAAGACATTGGCGACGGCGATCATACATCATTATCGACCATTCCGGCCGATGCCACCAAACGGGCGCGGCTGTTGGTGAAAGAAGCGGGAATACTGGCAGGCGTCGATGTGGCACTGGCGGTGTTCGCCCAGGTTGACCCGGCGCTGCAAGTTGACGTGCTGATGCAGGATGGCGCGACGATCAAACCCGGCGACATAGTGCTGACTGTTTCGGGGAATGCCCGCAACATCCTGACGGCCGAACGGCTGGTGCTGAACTGTATGCAGCGCATGAGTGGTATCGCTACGCACACCCGGCAGCTTGTCGACCTGCTTGAAGGAACCCGGGCCCAGTTGCTTGACACCCGCAAGACGACGCCCAACTTCCGTATCTGCGAAAAGATGGCGACGAAAATTGGCGGAGCCGTCAATCACCGGTTCGGGCTATACGACATGATTCTGATCAAAGACAACCACGTCGATTTTGCCGGGGGGATCGAAGCGGCAATCAATAAGTCGGTAGCATATCTGGCCGAAACGGGCCGGAAACTGCGCATCGAAATCGAAACCCGTAACCGGGCCGAAGTCGAAGAAGTACTACGCGTCGGACAGTCTGACGCGACCCGAGTCGACATCGTGCTGCTCGATAATTTCGCGCCCGATGGTATTCGTGATATGGTACGGCTCATCAACGGGCGCTTTATCACGGAAGCATCGGGGGGCATCGACGAAACCAACCTGCGGGCCTACGCCGAAACGGGTGTCGATTTTATCTCGTCGGGAGCCCTGACGCACCACGTCAAGAGTCTGGATTTGAGCCTGAAAGCGTATTGA
- a CDS encoding phosphotransferase, protein MHLDAQQPLQLQDYLVRRGWIDESESITALDKPGEGNMNYTLRVSTPIRTLIVKQARAYVEKYPTIAAPAERAVVEGHFYEAVQSVSVLAEQMPQLLGIDPENNILVLEDLGQSPDYTSLYQPGQQLSYDELTALTDYLASLHHHFTQITPAPLFVNRAMRVLNHEHLFVYPFMTDNGFDLNTVQPGLQELAMAYKTDEPLKAAVQHLGDAYLADGTTLLHGDYYPGSWLRTEAGPKIIDPEFCFYGPPEYDLGVFIAHLLMADQPVSMTEQVLAMYRETNPFDDSLRQRFTAVEIMRRLIGLAQLPLHLSLDRKAQLLGEARYIFV, encoded by the coding sequence ATGCATCTCGACGCGCAACAACCGCTGCAACTTCAGGATTATCTCGTCCGCCGGGGCTGGATTGACGAATCGGAGTCGATTACGGCACTGGACAAGCCCGGCGAGGGGAATATGAATTACACACTTCGGGTCAGCACGCCAATCCGGACGCTGATTGTGAAGCAGGCGCGGGCTTACGTCGAGAAATACCCGACCATCGCGGCTCCGGCGGAACGCGCAGTGGTTGAAGGTCATTTTTACGAAGCCGTGCAGTCGGTTTCGGTACTGGCCGAGCAGATGCCGCAGCTACTGGGTATCGATCCCGAAAACAACATACTGGTACTGGAAGATTTGGGGCAGTCGCCCGATTACACAAGCCTGTACCAGCCCGGGCAGCAACTGTCCTACGACGAACTGACCGCGCTGACGGATTATCTGGCCAGTCTGCATCACCATTTCACCCAGATTACCCCCGCGCCCCTCTTCGTGAACCGGGCTATGCGCGTGCTCAACCATGAGCACCTGTTCGTGTACCCGTTCATGACCGACAATGGCTTCGACCTGAATACCGTACAGCCCGGCTTGCAGGAACTGGCGATGGCCTACAAGACCGACGAACCGCTGAAAGCCGCTGTACAACACCTCGGCGATGCGTATCTGGCTGACGGAACAACCCTGCTACACGGCGACTATTACCCCGGCAGCTGGCTCCGCACGGAGGCTGGTCCGAAAATTATCGACCCTGAATTTTGCTTCTACGGGCCGCCCGAATACGATCTGGGGGTTTTCATCGCGCACCTACTGATGGCCGATCAGCCCGTGTCGATGACCGAACAGGTACTGGCTATGTACCGTGAAACGAATCCGTTCGATGATAGCCTGCGACAGCGATTTACGGCCGTTGAAATCATGCGACGCCTGATTGGATTAGCGCAGCTACCCCTGCATTTGTCGCTCGATCGGAAAGCGCAGCTTCTGGGGGAAGCGAGGTACATATTTGTGTAG
- the secDF gene encoding protein translocase subunit SecDF: MQNRTGILILTGVISAICLYFLSFTFVSRNIKSDAEAYATNKQGQVDSNKKQRYLDSLWKEPVYLGSTLQEVTERELGLGLDLQGGMHVVLEVSPADILRSLSGNNRDPKFAQALKMTLDDQKTSNSNFVDLFASNFKEVAPDTKLASVFATSANRSKINYQSSDTEVKKVLTEEVNGAIARAFQIIQARVDKFGVANPNIQRLPGSGRIQIELPGVDNPERIRRLLTGAAKLEFTEVYKLNELAPAIEGMGAYLLREETARKAALKAGAPATPAAGTATPNNSLESQLAKGGKKDSTATAKTDTAAAAAQGSALTQLFIPLGPDQLGVYLKDSARANAILNAPEVRSLFPADAMFAWGRKSEKTNDNKEILPLYFIKKPGGRAPMEGDVITDAANDYDDRGRPEVTMNMNAEGARKWRNLTAANVNRPVAILLDGLVYTAPNVQNEIPNGRSSISGNFTVEETKDLANVLKAGKLPAPTNIVEESIVGATLGSEAVQAGVLSSIIGILLVLGFVVFYYNRAGLIADVALLVNLFFLLGVMASLGAVLTMPGIAGIVLSIGMAVDANVLIFERIKEELAEGKPFKIAVQDGFKNSLSSIIDSNVTTFLTGIVLFIFGTGLILGFATTLIIGILTSLFAAIFITRVLLDSYIRNGKTLTFTSSWAKNLFADSNFDFVSRRKLYYTVSSVIIAAGVISAVFKGFGLGVDFKGGRSYVVRFEKAVSTDEVRNALEPVLGGSPEVKTYGGASIGANTQVKITTPYLIDDNSQGADRQAEATVYKGLSTLQGNPAHIESSQKVGPTIAYDILTSALWSILLAVAVVFVYILIRFKKLAFGYGAVVAMFHDVLIILAIFTIFNGLLPFNLDVDQAFVGALLTIMGYSMNDTVVVFDRVREYLAENKGKSESIPTIINNALNSTLSRTAVTGFSTILVLLVLFIFGGETIRGFSFAMLIGVIVGTYSSLFVATPIVVDSLSNEQAEEAKVTVVEKKTGFDAVPADFTTKEADTPDEFTAKKEKKDKKPLIRPSQS; encoded by the coding sequence ATGCAGAACAGAACTGGCATACTCATTCTGACGGGGGTAATTTCGGCTATATGCCTTTACTTCCTGTCGTTTACGTTTGTCTCGCGCAATATCAAATCCGACGCCGAGGCATACGCAACCAACAAGCAGGGGCAGGTAGATAGCAACAAGAAGCAGCGCTACCTCGATTCGCTCTGGAAAGAGCCCGTTTACCTGGGCAGCACGCTTCAGGAAGTAACCGAGCGCGAACTGGGTCTGGGTCTCGACCTACAGGGCGGTATGCACGTGGTACTCGAAGTGTCGCCCGCCGACATCCTGCGGAGCCTGTCGGGCAACAACCGCGATCCTAAGTTTGCACAGGCGTTGAAAATGACGCTGGACGATCAGAAAACCAGCAACAGCAACTTCGTTGACCTGTTCGCCAGCAATTTCAAAGAAGTTGCTCCTGATACGAAACTGGCCAGCGTTTTCGCAACGAGCGCCAACCGTAGCAAGATCAACTACCAGTCGTCGGACACCGAAGTAAAGAAGGTACTGACCGAGGAAGTAAACGGTGCTATCGCCCGCGCCTTCCAGATCATTCAGGCGCGTGTCGATAAGTTTGGCGTAGCTAACCCCAACATTCAGCGGCTGCCGGGTTCGGGTCGTATTCAGATCGAACTACCAGGTGTTGACAACCCGGAGCGTATCCGCCGACTGCTGACGGGTGCTGCCAAACTGGAATTCACCGAAGTTTACAAACTGAACGAACTGGCCCCCGCCATCGAAGGCATGGGTGCTTACCTGCTGCGCGAAGAAACCGCTCGTAAAGCCGCGTTGAAAGCCGGTGCGCCAGCCACGCCCGCAGCGGGAACGGCCACGCCAAACAATAGCCTGGAATCGCAGCTAGCGAAAGGTGGCAAGAAAGATTCGACCGCAACCGCCAAGACGGACACGGCCGCTGCTGCGGCACAGGGATCGGCCCTGACCCAACTGTTTATTCCGCTGGGCCCCGACCAACTGGGCGTATACCTGAAAGATTCGGCCCGCGCCAACGCCATTCTGAATGCGCCGGAAGTACGGAGCCTGTTTCCAGCAGACGCTATGTTTGCCTGGGGCCGGAAGTCGGAAAAGACCAACGACAACAAGGAGATTCTGCCACTGTACTTCATCAAGAAGCCCGGCGGACGCGCACCGATGGAAGGTGATGTAATCACCGACGCAGCCAACGACTACGACGACCGTGGCCGTCCGGAAGTGACGATGAACATGAACGCCGAAGGTGCCCGCAAATGGCGTAACCTGACGGCGGCTAACGTCAACCGTCCCGTTGCTATTCTGCTCGACGGGCTGGTTTATACCGCCCCTAACGTACAGAACGAGATTCCCAACGGCCGTTCGAGCATCTCGGGTAACTTCACCGTTGAAGAAACGAAAGACCTTGCCAACGTTCTGAAGGCTGGTAAACTCCCCGCCCCGACCAACATCGTTGAAGAAAGCATCGTGGGTGCTACGCTGGGTTCGGAAGCTGTGCAGGCCGGTGTGCTCTCGTCGATTATCGGTATCCTGCTGGTACTGGGCTTCGTGGTGTTCTATTACAACCGCGCCGGTCTGATTGCCGACGTTGCGCTGCTGGTCAACCTGTTCTTCCTGCTGGGCGTAATGGCGTCGCTGGGTGCCGTACTGACCATGCCGGGTATTGCCGGTATCGTACTGTCGATCGGTATGGCCGTCGATGCCAACGTACTGATTTTCGAGCGGATCAAAGAAGAACTGGCTGAAGGTAAACCGTTTAAGATTGCCGTTCAGGATGGCTTCAAAAACTCGCTGTCGTCGATCATCGACTCAAACGTAACGACGTTCCTGACGGGTATCGTCCTGTTTATCTTCGGTACGGGTCTGATCCTGGGCTTCGCTACGACGCTGATTATCGGTATCCTGACCTCGCTGTTCGCGGCTATCTTCATCACGCGGGTACTGCTTGATTCGTACATCCGCAACGGAAAGACGCTGACCTTCACCTCGTCGTGGGCCAAGAATCTGTTTGCTGATTCGAACTTCGACTTCGTATCGCGCCGGAAACTGTACTACACCGTATCGTCGGTTATTATCGCTGCGGGTGTTATCTCTGCGGTCTTCAAAGGCTTCGGTCTGGGTGTCGACTTCAAAGGCGGCCGGTCGTACGTAGTTCGGTTCGAGAAAGCGGTTAGCACGGATGAAGTTCGCAATGCGCTGGAGCCGGTACTGGGCGGATCGCCCGAGGTGAAGACGTACGGTGGCGCATCGATTGGTGCCAACACGCAGGTTAAAATCACAACGCCTTACCTGATCGACGACAATTCGCAGGGGGCCGACCGTCAGGCCGAAGCAACCGTGTACAAAGGGCTGAGCACCCTACAGGGCAACCCGGCACATATTGAAAGCTCGCAGAAAGTAGGGCCCACGATCGCGTATGACATTCTGACGTCGGCGCTATGGTCGATTCTGCTGGCCGTAGCGGTCGTGTTCGTGTATATCCTGATCCGGTTCAAGAAGCTGGCGTTTGGTTACGGTGCTGTCGTCGCGATGTTCCACGACGTACTGATTATCCTGGCTATCTTCACCATCTTCAACGGCCTGCTGCCCTTCAACCTCGACGTCGATCAGGCGTTTGTGGGTGCGCTGCTGACGATCATGGGTTACTCGATGAACGACACCGTCGTGGTTTTTGATCGGGTACGCGAATACCTGGCCGAGAACAAAGGCAAGAGTGAGAGTATCCCGACGATTATCAACAACGCCCTGAACAGCACGCTGAGCCGTACGGCCGTTACTGGTTTCTCGACGATTCTGGTTCTGCTCGTTCTGTTCATCTTCGGTGGTGAAACCATCCGGGGCTTCTCGTTCGCCATGCTGATCGGCGTTATCGTTGGTACGTACTCGTCGCTGTTCGTGGCTACCCCGATCGTGGTCGATTCGCTGAGCAACGAGCAGGCTGAAGAAGCCAAGGTCACTGTCGTTGAGAAGAAAACCGGCTTCGATGCTGTTCCGGCCGACTTCACGACCAAAGAGGCTGATACCCCCGACGAGTTCACAGCCAAGAAAGAGAAGAAAGACAAAAAGCCGCTGATCCGGCCTTCGCAGTCGTAA
- a CDS encoding YeeE/YedE family protein, producing the protein MVSERNPQTKPIQQRAKPNWVFGLVGVVFGIVFVKAEIISWFRIQEMFRLDAFHMYGVIGSAVLVGMLSVYLIRRFNVRTLQGDPISIAPKQFSQGQIWGGLLFGFGWAITGACPGPLFAQIGAGYTAVAITLLSALAGTWVYGAVRKHLPH; encoded by the coding sequence ATGGTTAGCGAACGTAATCCACAAACGAAGCCAATTCAGCAGCGGGCTAAACCCAACTGGGTGTTCGGGCTGGTCGGTGTTGTGTTCGGCATCGTCTTCGTCAAAGCTGAGATCATTTCGTGGTTCCGTATTCAGGAAATGTTCCGACTCGACGCGTTCCATATGTACGGCGTCATCGGCTCGGCTGTGCTCGTCGGGATGCTGTCGGTGTACCTGATTCGCCGGTTCAACGTCCGCACCTTGCAGGGCGACCCCATTAGCATTGCCCCCAAACAGTTCAGTCAGGGGCAGATCTGGGGTGGGCTGCTGTTTGGCTTCGGCTGGGCAATCACGGGTGCCTGTCCCGGTCCACTCTTCGCTCAGATTGGAGCGGGCTACACGGCGGTTGCCATTACGTTGCTGAGTGCGCTGGCTGGCACGTGGGTCTACGGCGCAGTCCGCAAACACCTCCCCCACTAA
- a CDS encoding PorZ beta-propeller-like domain-containing protein codes for MNQNIYSRLALIGWLWLAVSVGAKAQIGNWRSHVSYRSAQTVAVATNYVYAATANGLFAFDKTTNERMTLTRQDGLTDVGISRLLYLPDQSRLLIAYRTGTIDFLSIGQGGAPGSVTTTITTIAAATNLPDARGINFVSRVGNLAYLGTDFGLVVLNLAANDIRDTYFSQCTNGSPLPIYQTTVVGDSLYALTAPTASTGTVQAIRAVRYSAGTNLADPGNWRSVANPPGSPETLVARQGRLLATVNERGIYDRVAGQWTLVQALSVTPVRQFVSSSSTDAGVIVAAGSTITAPTAGTSTSALLTDPRDAIVDGNTIWIADAQNGVLQATNGTIRSSTPAAGPDRDVFSTLYAYPDRLVALPNGPQDATALPTNTASANELQVSADQWQALSVPGLDRGFTSAAYLTDTQTLYLGGFGTGLWQKTADQPAPVAVSLPATISNSITSLATDVLGNLWIATGGAQTRTTALHVRRPDGTFTSFPAVTVQTIEQLVPDDAGYIWMRLSVGNGLLVFDPQTNRTRTLTTVLGGGGY; via the coding sequence ATGAACCAGAACATCTATAGTCGGCTGGCGCTCATTGGCTGGCTGTGGCTGGCTGTGTCGGTGGGTGCGAAGGCGCAGATCGGTAACTGGCGGTCGCACGTTAGCTACCGTTCGGCGCAAACTGTGGCTGTGGCGACTAATTACGTCTACGCGGCTACGGCCAACGGCCTGTTTGCGTTCGACAAAACCACGAATGAACGCATGACACTGACGAGGCAGGATGGCCTGACCGACGTCGGCATCAGCCGGCTACTATACCTGCCCGATCAGTCGCGGCTGCTGATTGCCTACCGAACCGGTACGATTGACTTTCTGAGCATCGGTCAGGGTGGGGCGCCGGGCAGCGTTACGACGACGATCACGACCATCGCAGCGGCAACGAATCTGCCCGATGCACGGGGAATCAACTTTGTCAGCCGGGTTGGTAATCTGGCGTATCTAGGTACCGACTTCGGGCTGGTCGTGCTGAATCTGGCCGCGAACGATATTCGGGATACTTACTTCAGTCAGTGCACAAACGGCTCCCCGTTACCCATCTACCAGACGACCGTTGTGGGAGATAGTCTGTACGCACTGACGGCACCAACCGCATCGACCGGTACCGTTCAGGCTATTCGGGCCGTGCGCTATTCCGCCGGTACCAACCTGGCCGACCCCGGTAACTGGCGGTCGGTAGCGAATCCACCGGGTTCGCCCGAAACGCTCGTTGCCCGGCAGGGACGGCTGTTGGCAACCGTAAACGAGCGGGGTATCTACGACCGGGTTGCCGGGCAGTGGACGCTGGTGCAGGCCCTGTCGGTGACGCCGGTACGTCAGTTCGTGAGCAGCAGTTCAACAGATGCGGGCGTCATCGTTGCGGCAGGGTCGACGATAACCGCACCGACTGCCGGGACCAGTACCAGCGCACTGCTGACCGACCCACGCGACGCCATTGTGGATGGCAATACGATCTGGATTGCCGATGCGCAGAATGGGGTGTTGCAGGCTACAAACGGCACCATTCGTAGCAGTACACCAGCCGCTGGCCCCGACCGGGATGTGTTCAGTACGCTCTATGCTTATCCCGACCGGCTCGTTGCCTTGCCGAACGGGCCTCAGGATGCGACGGCTTTGCCGACCAATACGGCTTCGGCTAATGAACTACAGGTATCGGCTGATCAATGGCAGGCATTATCGGTGCCGGGGCTGGACCGGGGCTTTACGTCGGCGGCTTACCTGACCGATACACAAACCCTGTATCTGGGTGGTTTCGGGACGGGGCTATGGCAAAAGACCGCCGATCAGCCGGCGCCGGTCGCGGTGTCGCTGCCCGCTACCATCAGCAACTCGATCACCAGTCTGGCCACCGACGTGTTGGGGAATCTCTGGATAGCTACGGGGGGTGCGCAGACGCGGACTACGGCACTGCACGTACGCCGACCCGACGGTACGTTTACCTCTTTTCCAGCGGTAACGGTGCAGACGATCGAACAGCTCGTTCCCGACGATGCCGGGTATATCTGGATGCGTTTATCCGTTGGGAATGGACTACTGGTGTTCGATCCGCAAACCAACCGCACCCGCACCCTGACAACCGTGCTGGGGGGCGGGGGCTACTGA
- a CDS encoding thymidine kinase, whose product MFIEPSRRREPPHLRTGWIEVICGSMFSGKTEELIRRLNRARIAKLSVRIAKPAIDTRYDDANIVSHSAISIESVPVHNAIDILELAGDAEVVGIDEAQFFDREIVDVCQTLANQGKRVVVAGLDMDFAGQPFGCMPQLMAIAEYVTKVHAICVVCGDIAQHSYRLVPSQERVLLGETDSYEARCRRCFNLGADAGRREWVYEPEHL is encoded by the coding sequence ATGTTTATCGAACCCTCCCGACGACGCGAACCACCTCACCTCCGGACCGGCTGGATTGAAGTGATCTGCGGGTCAATGTTTTCCGGTAAAACGGAAGAACTGATTCGTCGGCTGAACCGCGCCCGGATTGCCAAACTAAGCGTACGCATCGCTAAACCGGCCATCGACACCCGGTACGACGACGCGAATATCGTGTCGCATTCGGCTATCAGTATCGAATCTGTACCGGTACATAATGCGATCGATATTCTGGAGCTGGCGGGCGATGCCGAGGTAGTTGGTATCGACGAAGCGCAGTTCTTCGACCGCGAGATTGTCGACGTCTGCCAGACGCTGGCCAATCAGGGAAAGCGCGTGGTCGTGGCTGGGCTAGACATGGATTTTGCCGGGCAGCCCTTTGGTTGCATGCCGCAGCTGATGGCTATTGCTGAGTACGTAACGAAAGTCCACGCGATCTGCGTCGTTTGTGGTGATATCGCCCAGCATTCGTACCGACTGGTGCCGTCGCAGGAGCGGGTGCTGCTGGGCGAAACCGATAGCTACGAGGCCCGCTGCCGCCGTTGTTTTAATCTGGGGGCCGACGCTGGTCGTCGGGAATGGGTTTATGAACCAGAACATCTATAG
- a CDS encoding pyruvate dehydrogenase complex E1 component subunit beta — protein MREIQFREALREAMSEEMRRDASVYLMGEEVAEYNGAYKVSQGMLDEFGAERVLDTPIAELGFAGIGVGSAINGLRPIIEFMTFNFSLVAIDQVINSAAKIMSMSGGQYTCPIVFRGPTGNAGMLSSQHSQNFENWFANTPGLKVVVPSNPYDAKGLLKTCIRDNDPVIFMESELMYGDKGQVPEEEYLIPIGQANVVREGNDVTIVSFGKIMKVALAAADELAKNGISAEVIDLRSVRPIDYPTVINSVKKTNRCVVVEEAWPLAAISSELAYNIQRNAFDYLDAPVIRVNSMDLPLPYAPTLIEAILPSVKRTLEAVDAVMYKK, from the coding sequence ATGAGAGAAATACAGTTCCGAGAAGCCCTGCGTGAGGCTATGTCGGAGGAAATGCGCCGGGATGCCAGCGTTTACCTGATGGGTGAGGAAGTCGCCGAATACAACGGTGCTTATAAAGTTAGTCAGGGAATGCTCGACGAGTTTGGTGCGGAGCGTGTACTCGATACGCCCATTGCCGAGCTTGGTTTTGCTGGTATTGGCGTGGGGTCGGCGATCAACGGTCTGCGTCCGATCATCGAGTTTATGACGTTCAACTTCTCGCTCGTCGCTATCGATCAGGTCATCAACTCGGCGGCCAAGATCATGTCGATGTCGGGTGGTCAGTATACGTGTCCGATTGTCTTTCGCGGCCCGACGGGTAATGCCGGTATGCTGTCGAGTCAGCACTCGCAAAACTTTGAAAACTGGTTTGCTAATACGCCCGGTTTGAAAGTAGTTGTCCCATCGAACCCATACGACGCTAAAGGGCTGCTGAAAACCTGTATCCGCGACAACGACCCCGTAATTTTTATGGAGTCGGAGCTGATGTACGGTGACAAAGGGCAGGTGCCGGAGGAAGAGTATCTGATTCCAATCGGGCAGGCTAACGTCGTTCGCGAGGGTAACGATGTGACGATCGTATCGTTTGGTAAGATCATGAAAGTGGCCCTAGCGGCTGCCGACGAACTGGCGAAAAACGGTATCTCGGCCGAAGTAATTGATCTGCGTTCGGTGCGTCCGATCGACTATCCTACGGTTATCAACTCGGTAAAGAAAACCAACCGGTGCGTGGTTGTTGAAGAAGCATGGCCGCTGGCGGCTATCTCGTCGGAACTGGCCTACAACATTCAGCGTAACGCGTTCGATTATCTGGACGCGCCGGTTATTCGTGTCAACAGCATGGACTTGCCGCTGCCGTATGCTCCCACGCTGATCGAGGCTATTCTGCCCAGCGTTAAGCGTACGCTGGAAGCCGTCGACGCGGTGATGTATAAGAAATAA